The Staphylococcus sp. KG4-3 genome has a window encoding:
- a CDS encoding histidinol-phosphate transaminase, protein MIRINKNESPLRPLTDSQLATIIQEASFNFYPDDEYERFKAAYANYYGYTAEQVIAGNGSDELIQKLMLIMPEGPALTLNPDFFMYQAYAAQVNRPIEFVEAEDDLTFNLEQILQRIEEVQPAFFIMSNPHNPSGKQYGTTFLKAIADKMNTIGGYFVIDEAYLDFGEAYKFDMQPHVLQMRTLSKAFGIAGLRLGVLIGTPETIQHIQSIEHPYPLNTLTLHIALYMFEHPKKTKQFIDHQRQLALRLRNLFSDYVADIMVVFPSYTNFVLTKGATAQNLGQYIQSHGFLPRLYDEPEMNDYVRYSIATDSQLDDLEEIIKTWRSQYDLSKNT, encoded by the coding sequence ATGATAAGAATTAACAAAAATGAAAGCCCACTTCGTCCTTTAACAGATTCACAACTAGCTACAATAATACAAGAAGCATCCTTTAACTTTTATCCAGATGATGAATACGAACGCTTTAAAGCAGCTTATGCAAATTATTATGGCTATACTGCTGAACAAGTCATAGCTGGTAATGGATCTGATGAACTGATTCAAAAATTAATGTTAATCATGCCAGAGGGTCCGGCATTAACACTTAATCCAGATTTTTTCATGTACCAGGCTTATGCCGCTCAAGTAAATCGTCCTATTGAATTTGTGGAAGCTGAGGACGATTTAACATTTAACCTTGAACAGATTTTACAACGGATCGAGGAAGTTCAGCCAGCATTTTTTATAATGAGCAATCCACATAATCCATCTGGCAAACAATATGGTACTACATTTTTAAAAGCTATAGCTGACAAGATGAACACTATTGGTGGTTATTTCGTAATAGATGAAGCATACCTAGATTTCGGTGAAGCTTACAAGTTTGATATGCAACCACACGTACTACAAATGCGTACCTTATCAAAAGCGTTCGGTATCGCTGGCTTAAGGTTAGGTGTTCTAATTGGTACACCTGAGACAATTCAACATATACAAAGTATTGAACACCCCTATCCATTAAATACGCTTACGCTACACATCGCTTTATATATGTTTGAACATCCGAAAAAAACCAAACAATTCATTGATCATCAACGCCAATTAGCACTTAGATTAAGAAACTTATTTAGCGATTACGTTGCAGATATTATGGTCGTCTTTCCATCATATACTAATTTTGTACTTACTAAAGGAGCAACGGCACAAAACTTAGGGCAATATATTCAGTCACATGGTTTTTTACCTAGATTGTATGATGAGCCAGAAATGAATGACTATGTGCGTTACTCTATTGCGACAGATTCACAATTGGATGACTTAGAAGAAATTATTAAAACTTGGAGGTCTCAATATGATTTATCAAAAAACACGTAA
- the hisA gene encoding 1-(5-phosphoribosyl)-5-((5-phosphoribosylamino)methylideneamino)imidazole-4-carboxamide isomerase, which translates to MIKLWPAIDLINATSVRLTEGKYDSEEKMSRSAEESIQFYNQYNCVDRIHIVDLIGAKQQSSIEQDYIKDLRALTDKPIEVGGGIRSLKTIEAYFNDGIDYCIIGTKGIQNLEWLAEMAHQYPNRLYLSVDAYKREVKINGWEQDAELDLFELIEKIESLPIGGVIYTDISKDGRLEGPNFEITEQLVNATQKPVVASGGIRHQQDLEKLESLGVSAAIVGKAAHNPTFWEGLS; encoded by the coding sequence ATGATCAAACTATGGCCAGCCATTGATTTAATCAATGCAACAAGCGTACGTCTTACTGAGGGTAAATATGATTCAGAAGAAAAAATGTCACGTAGCGCTGAAGAAAGCATTCAATTTTATAATCAATACAATTGTGTAGATCGTATTCATATAGTAGATTTAATCGGTGCTAAACAACAGTCATCTATTGAACAAGACTATATTAAAGACTTACGGGCTCTAACCGATAAACCTATAGAAGTTGGTGGTGGTATTAGAAGTCTAAAAACCATTGAAGCATATTTTAACGATGGTATTGATTATTGTATTATCGGTACCAAAGGTATTCAAAACTTAGAATGGTTAGCTGAAATGGCACACCAATATCCTAATCGTTTATACCTTTCAGTAGATGCCTATAAACGAGAAGTAAAAATAAATGGTTGGGAACAAGATGCTGAACTAGATTTATTTGAGCTAATTGAAAAAATTGAGTCATTACCAATTGGCGGTGTCATCTACACAGATATTTCAAAAGATGGACGACTAGAAGGACCTAATTTTGAAATTACTGAACAATTAGTCAACGCAACTCAAAAACCTGTCGTTGCTTCTGGCGGTATTCGTCATCAACAAGATTTAGAGAAATTAGAATCACTTGGCGTCTCAGCAGCTATCGTAGGTAAAGCTGCACATAACCCTACTTTTTGGGAGGGCTTATCATGA
- the hisD gene encoding histidinol dehydrogenase — MINKETFLNDYLDQSSLNEDLYPLVKTICERVKSEGDQALKAYNKELDKVDTPQLAIPFSELEAAFHRLDNNLREALQHSHARIETYQKSIKCTDQQGSTECYEMYHPLERVGVYVPGGKASYPSTVLMTATLAKVAGVENITVVTPPQADGLPDIVLAACYIAGVDYVFQVGGAQSIAALAYGTETIPKVDKIVGPGNQYVAYAKKYLFGQVGIDQIAGPSEIALIIDKTADLDAITYDVFAQAEHDELARTFVISEDEELLQQLEQKIQQTLTEIERQSIVRASLANHHFLIAVDDFTEACDLMNQIAPEHASIQTASPQDYLNHVRYVGALFLGHYSPEVIGDYVAGPSHVLPTNQTARFTNGLSVNDFLTRHSVIDLSQDTFNQIEKPARELAHIEQLYNHEQSIEIRTTKGSY, encoded by the coding sequence ATTATAAATAAAGAGACATTTTTAAATGACTATTTAGATCAATCTTCTTTAAATGAGGATTTGTATCCCTTAGTTAAAACAATTTGTGAAAGAGTTAAATCAGAAGGTGATCAAGCGCTTAAAGCATATAATAAAGAGTTAGACAAAGTAGATACACCTCAATTAGCAATTCCATTCTCAGAGTTGGAAGCAGCCTTTCACCGCTTAGACAATAATTTACGAGAAGCTTTACAACATAGTCATGCTCGTATTGAGACATATCAAAAATCTATCAAATGTACAGACCAACAAGGTTCTACTGAATGTTATGAAATGTATCACCCTTTAGAACGCGTTGGTGTTTATGTACCGGGTGGTAAAGCGAGCTATCCTTCAACTGTATTAATGACTGCAACACTTGCGAAAGTTGCTGGTGTCGAAAATATAACTGTTGTAACACCACCACAAGCAGACGGCCTACCTGATATCGTTTTGGCAGCATGTTATATTGCTGGCGTTGACTATGTTTTTCAAGTTGGTGGCGCACAAAGTATAGCTGCTCTTGCATATGGAACTGAGACAATACCTAAAGTAGATAAAATTGTTGGCCCAGGCAATCAATATGTTGCTTATGCGAAAAAATATCTCTTTGGACAGGTGGGTATAGACCAAATTGCAGGCCCAAGTGAAATTGCTTTAATCATTGATAAAACTGCTGATTTAGATGCGATTACATATGATGTATTTGCGCAAGCTGAACATGATGAATTAGCACGTACATTTGTTATTAGTGAAGATGAGGAGCTGCTACAACAACTCGAACAAAAGATTCAACAAACACTCACTGAAATTGAACGTCAATCTATCGTAAGAGCAAGTTTAGCTAATCATCATTTTTTGATTGCAGTTGATGACTTTACAGAAGCCTGTGATTTAATGAATCAAATCGCGCCTGAACATGCATCAATCCAAACCGCTTCACCACAAGACTATTTAAATCATGTACGTTATGTAGGAGCTCTATTTTTAGGTCATTATTCACCAGAAGTCATAGGTGATTATGTTGCTGGACCAAGCCATGTATTACCTACGAATCAAACAGCAAGGTTTACGAACGGTTTATCAGTGAATGACTTTTTAACGCGTCACTCAGTCATAGATTTGTCTCAAGATACTTTCAATCAAATTGAAAAACCTGCTCGTGAACTTGCTCATATTGAACAACTATATAACCATGAACAATCTATTGAAATTAGAACAACAAAGGGGTCATATTGA
- the hisB gene encoding imidazoleglycerol-phosphate dehydratase HisB, with amino-acid sequence MIYQKTRNTAETQLSISLADDNRPSKINTGVGFLDHMLTLFTFHSNLSITIEANGDTEVDDHHVTEDIGIVLGQLLLEMTRERKSFQRYGVSYIPMDETLARTVVDISGRPFLSFNAHLSREKVGTFDTELVEEFFRALVINARLTTHIDLIRGGNTHHEIEGIFKSFARALKESLSSNDIEGTPSSKGVIE; translated from the coding sequence ATGATTTATCAAAAAACACGTAACACTGCTGAAACACAATTATCTATCTCACTTGCAGACGACAATCGCCCAAGCAAAATCAACACTGGCGTGGGTTTTCTAGATCATATGTTGACCCTCTTCACCTTTCATAGCAACTTATCTATTACTATCGAAGCAAATGGTGATACAGAAGTAGACGATCACCACGTCACAGAAGATATTGGGATTGTTTTAGGTCAATTGTTGTTAGAAATGACCCGAGAAAGAAAATCTTTTCAACGTTATGGCGTAAGTTATATCCCTATGGATGAAACATTAGCACGTACCGTGGTTGATATTAGTGGACGTCCTTTCCTTTCATTTAATGCACATTTAAGCCGTGAAAAGGTAGGCACTTTTGATACGGAATTAGTAGAAGAATTCTTCCGTGCATTAGTCATTAATGCCCGCTTAACAACGCATATTGATTTAATACGTGGTGGTAATACTCACCATGAAATAGAAGGAATCTTCAAATCTTTTGCGCGTGCACTTAAAGAATCTCTATCAAGCAATGACATCGAAGGCACACCGTCATCTAAGGGTGTGATAGAATGA
- the hisH gene encoding imidazole glycerol phosphate synthase subunit HisH — protein MIAIIDYGLGNIKNVQRAINHLGYESILTDDPEDIEVADMIILPGVGHFKDAMQAIQSRGLVEILQSVTNKPMIGICLGMQLLYESSAEGEVSGLKLIPGQIIPIETPYPVPHLGWNNLISNQPTLSQDVYFVHSYQAEMSAYVVAFAEYGTQVPAIVQFKNYIGIQFHPEKSGDDGLAILNQALKGGFLNDQTMASH, from the coding sequence ATGATTGCCATTATTGATTACGGCTTAGGAAACATTAAAAATGTACAACGTGCAATCAATCATCTTGGTTATGAATCTATATTAACAGATGATCCAGAAGATATTGAAGTTGCTGATATGATTATTTTACCTGGTGTCGGTCACTTTAAAGATGCCATGCAAGCGATTCAATCACGAGGTTTGGTGGAGATTTTGCAATCTGTTACAAACAAACCTATGATTGGTATTTGTCTTGGTATGCAACTGCTATATGAATCGAGTGCTGAAGGCGAAGTATCTGGTTTAAAACTAATTCCAGGTCAAATCATACCTATTGAAACGCCCTATCCAGTACCTCACTTAGGTTGGAACAATCTAATTAGTAACCAACCAACACTTTCTCAAGATGTCTATTTTGTACATTCTTATCAGGCAGAAATGTCAGCATATGTTGTAGCATTTGCCGAATATGGCACGCAAGTCCCTGCAATTGTACAATTTAAAAATTATATAGGCATCCAATTCCACCCTGAAAAGAGTGGCGATGATGGCTTAGCAATACTTAATCAAGCACTGAAAGGTGGATTCCTAAATGATCAAACTATGGCCAGCCATTGA